Within Fervidobacterium thailandense, the genomic segment TGCCGGTAAAAATGTACCACTTACCCTCGGAGATTTTGTCTCCGTATAATTTTGCCTTGGAATTGAAAAATTTGCAAAGTGTTGAATCCTTTTTATCTGTGATGTAGACGTTTAAAACCTCTTCCGACGGTCTATCGATTTTGAAAACCTTGCCGTAAAGTTTTGACCTTTTCTTCGTCTGGGGCATGTTCGAAGGTGAATATATGTTCTTGAGGAACTCTTCAATTTTTTCTCTGGTCAAATCGATTACATCATCGGCTCCGCCGTCATCGGGGTTCGATGAGTCAGTCGAAATTGTACTGACCTGGGTTAGGACTTCTTTGGGATCTATCTTCACCTCAACGTTACTCAACTCAACAACAAACTCTTTGAAGGGAAGTTGTGGCTTTACTTTTTTTAGCCTCGAGAGGATATGACTCTTACCGAACTCACCTATCGCGTAGATAATAAGTCTGTCACCATCGATTTCGATCCTGTCAAGGTACCTCCCGGAGCCGTTGAGTAAGCGAAAGGTGCGTTCTTTTAACTCAGTCTCGCTCAACTGAGAATGATTTTCGGATTTTTCATTCAACACCTCAACGTGCACGCCTATGTAGTTGCACAAAGATTCCCGGAAGCTTTCGAGCTCTCCGGAAAAGTTCTCCACAACGAAGGTCACACACTGGCGTTGCCTATCGTAAATTACGCGCTTTAGCACACCGGAAACATCAAGACCTAATTTCTTCCCAATATTACTCAACGGTTTTGAAACTTTGAACGTGTAGATCATTGCAAACACCCCATTCCGGACAAATACCCTTAAAGACCTCGGAAAGAACTGTTTCTCACCGGGTTGTCTGTACGGCGGCACACCACGCAATCGCGAGTGCGTCCGCCGCATCGTCGGGCTTTGGGATCTCATCGAGCTTGAGGAGTATCTTGATAACCTTCTGAATCTGTTGCTTGTCAGCCCGACCGTAACCGGTGATGGCGAGTTTTACCTGATGAGGTGTGAATTCAACGACAGGTAAATTGGAGTGCCGTGCGGCAAGAAGGATGACCCCACGTGCCTCCCCCACGTAAATGGCGGTCTTCACGTTTTTATAAAAGTAGATATTTTCAACAGCAACAAGCTCCGGTTGGTAATGCGCGATAACATCCAAGATGCCTCTGTAAACACGTTCAAGACGCTCATCAAACCTTTCATCTTTGTCCGTTGTTATCGCACCGTGTGACACGTAGGAGATCTTGTTGCCCGACTTCTCAACGATACCATAACCAACGATGCCGTAACCCGGATCAATCCCTAAAATTCGCATCTCGATTGCTCCTTGAAAGTTTCTGCTCGTTCTCGGTCGTTCTCTGAGAATTTGCGGACCTCATACCCTTTCTATGGGCTGTTGTCCGATTCTATATTATACCCCCGTGCTGAGAGGTTTGCGTTACGGGGGGAGTGTTTAATATTGTTAACTCAGATGATGAAGCACGCATCACCGAACGAGAAAAATCTGTATCTCTCCGCCACAGCTAAATTGTAAAATTTCATCGTTAGATCGTATCCAGCAAACGCACTCACAAGCATCAATAACGTTGATTTTGGGAGATGGAAATTTGTAACTAAAGCATCCACCAGTTTGAACTCGAACGGCGGATAGATGAAGATATCGGTTTTCCCGGAATAAGAGTCTGCAAGAGGGAGTCTTGCAATCGTTTC encodes:
- the ruvC gene encoding crossover junction endodeoxyribonuclease RuvC, coding for MRILGIDPGYGIVGYGIVEKSGNKISYVSHGAITTDKDERFDERLERVYRGILDVIAHYQPELVAVENIYFYKNVKTAIYVGEARGVILLAARHSNLPVVEFTPHQVKLAITGYGRADKQQIQKVIKILLKLDEIPKPDDAADALAIAWCAAVQTTR